The following proteins come from a genomic window of Alosa alosa isolate M-15738 ecotype Scorff River chromosome 2, AALO_Geno_1.1, whole genome shotgun sequence:
- the drd1b gene encoding dopamine receptor D1b, whose amino-acid sequence MDVNFSTVLDSNVSERDSSKRVLTGCFLSLLILTTLLGNTLVCAAVTKFRHLRTKVTNFFVISLAISDLLVAILVMPWKAATEIVGFWPFGAFCNVWVAFDIMCSTASILNLCVISVDRYWAISSPFRYERKMTPKVAFVMISVAWTLSVLISFIPVQLNWHKAQTTSYSELNGTYVDIPPDNCDSSLNRTYAISSSLISFYIPVAIMIVTYTRIYRIAQVQIRRISALERAAESAKNRHSGTGNSVAAESESSFKMSFKRETKVLKTLSVIMGVFVCCWLPFFILNCMVPFCEPDNEGGSDFPCISSTTFDVFVWFGWANSSLNPIIYAFNADFRKAFSILLGCHRLCPSSSNAVEILSINNNGAAVPPPPPAAICNQYQPKGLIPKEPNSNSGSYVMPHSTLCPEDEAQCKEEETGIKSANLESDTDVSLEKINPITQNGQHKSLAC is encoded by the coding sequence ATGGATGTGAATTTCTCCACTGTTCTGGATAGCAACGTGTCGGAGAGAGACTCGTCTAAGCGCGTGCTCACAGGCtgcttcctttctctcctcattCTCACCACTCTGCTGGGGAATACACTGGTGTGTGCGGCCGTCACCAAGTTCCGCCACCTGCGCACCAAGGTAACCAACTTTTTTGTCATCTCGCTGGCTATCTCTGATCTGCTGGTGGCTATCCTGGTAATGCCATGGAAGGCAGCGACAGAAATCGTTGGCTTTTGGCCCTTTGGTGCCTTCTGTAATGTCTGGGTGGCATTTGACATCATGTGCTCCACTGCCTCCATCCTTAACCTTTGTGTCATCAGTGTGGATCGTTACTGGGCGATATCCAGCCCGTTCCGCTATGAGAGGAAGATGACTCCGAAGGTGGCGTTTGTGATGATCAGTGTGGCATGGACACTCTCCGTGCTCATCTCCTTCATACCCGTGCAGCTCAACTGGCACAAGGCGCAGACCACCAGCTACAGCGAGCTCAATGGCACCTACGTCGACATCCCACCTGACAACTGCGACTCCAGCCTCAACCGGACGTACGCCATCTCTTCGTCGCTCATCAGCTTCTACATCCCCGTGGCCATCATGATTGTCACCTACACCCGCATTTATCGCATCGCCCAGGTGCAGATCCGCCGCATCTCGGCGCTGGAGCGGGCGGCAGAGAGTGCCAAGAACCGCCACAGCGGCACGGGCAATAGCGTCGCTGCTGAGTCTGAGAGCTCCTTCAAGATGTCCTTCAAACGCGAGACCAAAGTCCTCAAGACCTTGTCGGTGATCATGGGTGTGTTCGTGTGCTGCTGGTTGCCCTTCTTCATCCTCAACTGCATGGTGCCATTCTGCGAACCCGACAACGAGGGCGGCAGCGACTTCCCCTGCATCAGCTCCACCACCTTCGACGTGTTCGTGTGGTTCGGCTGGGCCAACTCCTCGCTCAACCCCATCATCTACGCCTTCAATGCTGACTTTCGCAAGGCGTTCTCCATCCTGCTGGGCTGCCACCGCCtctgccccagcagcagcaacgCCGTCGAGATCCTCAGCATCAACAACAACGGGGCGGCggtgccgccaccaccaccggcGGCCATTTGCAACCAGTATCAGCCCAAGGGGCTCATCCCGAAGGAGCCCAACAGCAACAGTGGTAGTTACGTCATGCCCCACAGCACCCTGTGCCCTGAGGACGAGGCCCAGTGCAAGGAGGAGGAGACTGGGATTAAGTCCGCGAACTTGGAGAGCGACACGGACGTCTCGCTGGAGAAGATCAATCCCATCACACAGAATGGCCAGCACAAATCCCTCGCCTGTTGA